In the Malania oleifera isolate guangnan ecotype guangnan chromosome 1, ASM2987363v1, whole genome shotgun sequence genome, one interval contains:
- the LOC131151473 gene encoding UDP-glucose flavonoid 3-O-glucosyltransferase 7-like, producing MDSQCSPPLHIAFLPFLAPGHMVPLTEMARLVAARGPRVTIITTPSNALLLRPAVDKVAAAGHHIRLRLLPFPSKEVGLPDGLENFVAVLDQDTATKLYRGVGLLRPHIEALLTELRPDCIVSDNFYSWTAEFASRVRTPRLAFQGTCIFAAALEDAILRHSPHRKVGSDSDPFVVPGLPDPITMTRPQLPDFIQKTTQFTKTVEEWREAESKSFGVLINAFYEMEPAYAEHYRKVMGKRVYHIGPTVLMHGDAGDKAHRIHETVVGENELLTWLDSKQPESVVYVSFGSGCRFPDEQLAEIAGGLDSAGHPFIWVVVRDDKEIEEDEEETKWLPEGFEEKMKKEGKGVIVRGWAPQVLILGHPAIGCFVTHCGWNSVVEGISAGVPMVTWPLYSEQFYNERLVIQMLRIGVEVGSMEWALWVHVGRKLIERQRIEAAVRRVMDGGDEARELRRRAASLAEVAKMAVREGGSSYKNLTALIEDLQQNRAAAVADATDTDVAAVATAPPEVAAAAVAAASPPAAPAVAAEAKVDKGMNPEPSCN from the coding sequence ATGGATTCACAGTGTTCTCCTCCGCTTCACATCGCCTTCCTTCCCTTCCTGGCACCCGGCCACATGGTCCCCCTCACCGAGATGGCCAGACTGGTCGCCGCCCGCGGCCCCCGCGTCACCATCATCACCACCCCTTCCAACGCCCTCCTTCTACGCCCCGCCGTAGACAAGGTCGCCGCCGCCGGCCACCACATCCGCCTCCGCCTCCTCCCTTTTCCCTCCAAAGAAGTCGGCCTCCCCGACGGCCTCGAGAACTTCGTCGCCGTCCTCGATCAAGACACCGCCACCAAGCTCTACCGCGGCGTCGGCCTCCTCCGGCCCCACATCGAAGCTCTCCTCACGGAGCTCCGACCCGACTGCATAGTGTCCGATAACTTCTACTCCTGGACCGCTGAATTCGCCTCCCGGGTCCGGACCCCCAGGCTTGCCTTCCAAGGCACCTGCATCTTCGCGGCCGCCCTCGAAGACGCCATTCTAAGGCACTCTCCTCACCGGAAGGTGGGATCCGACTCCGACCCGTTTGTGGTTCCGGGCTTACCAGACCCCATCACCATGACCAGGCCCCAGCTGCCGGACTTCATCCAGAAGACGACGCAGTTCACTAAGACTGTAGAAGAATGGAGAGAAGCCGAGTCGAAGAGCTTCGGAGTTTTGATTAACGCCTTCTACGAGATGGAACCTGCTTACGCGGAGCATTACAGGAAGGTGATGGGCAAGAGGGTTTATCACATTGGCCCCACCGTTCTCATGCACGGAGACGCCGGAGATAAAGCCCACAGAATTCACGAGACCGTAGTCGGAGAAAATGAATTGCTGACCTGGCTCGACTCGAAGCAGCCCGAGTCGGTTGTCTACGTAAGTTTCGGCAGCGGGTGCCGATTCCCCGATGAGCAACTCGCTGAGATCGCCGGCGGGCTCGACTCCGCTGGTCACCCATTCATCTGGGTCGTCGTCAGAGATGATAAGGAGATAGAAGAAGATGAGGAAGAGACCAAGTGGTTACCGGAAGGATTCGAAGAGAAGATGAAGAAAGAGGGAAAGGGTGTAATCGTGAGGGGGTGGGCTCCACAGGTGCTGATTCTGGGCCACCCGGCGATCGGCTGCTTCGTGACTCACTGCGGGTGGAACTCGGTGGTGGAGGGGATCAGCGCGGGGGTTCCGATGGTTACGTGGCCGCTGTACAGTGAGCAGTTCTACAACGAGAGGCTGGTGATTCAGATGCTGAGGATTGGGGTGGAGGTGGGGTCCATGGAATGGGCGTTGTGGGTCCATGTCGGGAGGAAGTTGATCGAGCGGCAGAGGATAGAGGCGGCGGTGAGGAGGGTGATGGACGGCGGAGATGAAGCGAGGGAGCTCAGGAGGCGAGCTGCATCTCTGGCGGAGGTGGCGAAGATGGCTGTGCGAGAAGGTGGTTCATCTTACAAGAACCTAACGGCTTTGATTGAGGACCTTCAGCAGAATAGAGCAGCCGCCGTAGCTGACGCTACCGACACCGATGTAGCCGCCGTTGCGACTGCTCCTCCCGAAGTTGCTGCCGCTGCCGTTGCTGCTGCTTCTCCTCCTGCTGCGCCCGCCGTCGCTGCAGAAGCTAAGGTTGATAAAGGGATGAATCCGGAACCTTCTTGTAATTAA